Proteins encoded in a region of the Phoenix dactylifera cultivar Barhee BC4 chromosome 3, palm_55x_up_171113_PBpolish2nd_filt_p, whole genome shotgun sequence genome:
- the LOC103718818 gene encoding uncharacterized protein LOC103718818 isoform X6: MLYTTRSRRSLKRRRRCTIWGFKKPVGELQKSYEKFLHRLMLYKKRKAKEAVTNKGRPTSKYIHQGSNISEQKGTEEIRDLTPSNYHMVIPDRTSQQSLSNTNPADHHELVENINLMEGSSNCTGFTNFKDEFPVSTNVKSIPEYQGNTADSDRQTPFCSDETVVVKFVDSAIVGKSYAEDACHHGLVDPTINMKEAMNAISSMFREPLEPEPVVKRSHRSTPKVNQQSSEFEVYIDESSEDGPDLCHQNPKRDQNCAKKPPNLQTRKHHKPFSSDTSKKSMKAELQKPFFGAFKILADDDDDDDDECDDKNDEGNNRYLEESEQPALSLNASVFLNPDRLNFGSCDNLNMISSGLKEDTVIRRFVGSTVLGEPEVENACHHGLVDPTINLKEAMDEINSMFGKPINFVRGEKPKKKQGNVSLNQKPANHGFSILADDDLEESKGKGSTSISSNFGKECDLFEPTIFTKEAMDEINEMFGKPLDF, translated from the exons agaaatcttatgaaaaatttcttcatcGCTTGATGCTGTACAAGAAACGGAAAGCTAAA GAAGCTGTCACCAACAAAGGGAGACCAACTTCTAAATATATTCATCAAGGTAGTAATATTAGTGAACAAAAAG GGACTGAAGAAATTAGGGATTTGACTCCAAGCAACTATCACATGGTTATTCCAGACAGAACATCTCAGCAGTCTCTTTCCAACACTAACCCTGCAGATCATCACGAATTAGTTGAGAACATTAATCTGATGGAAGGAAGCTCCAATTGTACAGGTTTTACAAATTTTAAAGATGAATTCCCAGTGTCAACAAATGTCAAAAGTATCCCTGAGTACCAAGGAAATACTGCAGATTCGGATCGGCAAACTCCATTTTGTAGTGATGAAACAGTTGTGGTGAAGTTTGTAGATTCGGCTATTGTTGGCAAGTCTTATGCAGAAGATGCCTGTCATCATGGTTTAGTGGATCCCACAATCAACATGAAGGAAGCTATGAATGCCATAAGCAGTATGTTTCGGGAGCCCCTGGAACCAGAGCCAGTTGTTAAGAGATCACATCGAAGTACACCAAAAGTAAACCAGCAAAGCAGTGAATTTGAGGTGTACATTGATGAAAGCTCCGAAGATGGGCCAGACCTATGTCATCAGAACCCAAAACGTGACCAGAATTGTGCTAAGAAACCACCCAACCTGCAGACTCGTAAGCATCACAAACCCTTTAGTTCAGATACATCAAAAAAATCAATGAAGGCAGAGCTACAGAAACCATTCTTTGGAGCATTCAAAATAttggctgatgatgatgatgatgatgatgatgaatgtgATGATAAAAATGATGAAGGGAACAATAGGTATTTGGAAGAGTCAGAGCAACCTGCTCTATCTCTAAATGCATCGGTCTTCTTAAATCCAGATCGTCTAAATTTTGGCAGTTGTGATAATCTCAATATGATCAGCTCAGGACTAAAAGAAGACACGGTGATTAGAAGATTTGTTGGATCAACTGTTCTTGGTGAACCTGAAGTAGAAAATGCATGCCACCATGGTCTGGTTGATCCCACTATCAACCTGAAGGAGGCTATGGACGAGATTAACAGCATGTTTGGAAAGCCAATAAATTTTGTCAGGGGTGAGAAACCGAAAAAGAAGCAAGGTAATGTGTCATTAAATCAGAAACCAGCCAATCATGGCTTCTCTATATTGGCAGATGATGATTTAGaagagtcaaaaggaaaagGTTCGACAAGCATTTCCTCTAACTTTGGTAAGGAGTGTGATTTATTTGAGCCAACCATTTTTACCAAGGAGGCTATGGATGAGATAAATGAAATGTTCGGAAAACCATTGGACTTCTAA
- the LOC103718818 gene encoding uncharacterized protein LOC103718818 isoform X5 has protein sequence MLYTTRSRRSLKRRRRCTIWGFKKPVGELQKSYEKFLHRLMLYKKRKAKLQEAVTNKGRPTSKYIHQGSNISEQKGTEEIRDLTPSNYHMVIPDRTSQQSLSNTNPADHHELVENINLMEGSSNCTGFTNFKDEFPVSTNVKSIPEYQGNTADSDRQTPFCSDETVVVKFVDSAIVGKSYAEDACHHGLVDPTINMKEAMNAISSMFREPLEPEPVVKRSHRSTPKVNQQSSEFEVYIDESSEDGPDLCHQNPKRDQNCAKKPPNLQTRKHHKPFSSDTSKKSMKAELQKPFFGAFKILADDDDDDDDECDDKNDEGNNRYLEESEQPALSLNASVFLNPDRLNFGSCDNLNMISSGLKEDTVIRRFVGSTVLGEPEVENACHHGLVDPTINLKEAMDEINSMFGKPINFVRGEKPKKKQGNVSLNQKPANHGFSILADDDLEESKGKGSTSISSNFGKECDLFEPTIFTKEAMDEINEMFGKPLDF, from the exons agaaatcttatgaaaaatttcttcatcGCTTGATGCTGTACAAGAAACGGAAAGCTAAA CTGCAGGAAGCTGTCACCAACAAAGGGAGACCAACTTCTAAATATATTCATCAAGGTAGTAATATTAGTGAACAAAAAG GGACTGAAGAAATTAGGGATTTGACTCCAAGCAACTATCACATGGTTATTCCAGACAGAACATCTCAGCAGTCTCTTTCCAACACTAACCCTGCAGATCATCACGAATTAGTTGAGAACATTAATCTGATGGAAGGAAGCTCCAATTGTACAGGTTTTACAAATTTTAAAGATGAATTCCCAGTGTCAACAAATGTCAAAAGTATCCCTGAGTACCAAGGAAATACTGCAGATTCGGATCGGCAAACTCCATTTTGTAGTGATGAAACAGTTGTGGTGAAGTTTGTAGATTCGGCTATTGTTGGCAAGTCTTATGCAGAAGATGCCTGTCATCATGGTTTAGTGGATCCCACAATCAACATGAAGGAAGCTATGAATGCCATAAGCAGTATGTTTCGGGAGCCCCTGGAACCAGAGCCAGTTGTTAAGAGATCACATCGAAGTACACCAAAAGTAAACCAGCAAAGCAGTGAATTTGAGGTGTACATTGATGAAAGCTCCGAAGATGGGCCAGACCTATGTCATCAGAACCCAAAACGTGACCAGAATTGTGCTAAGAAACCACCCAACCTGCAGACTCGTAAGCATCACAAACCCTTTAGTTCAGATACATCAAAAAAATCAATGAAGGCAGAGCTACAGAAACCATTCTTTGGAGCATTCAAAATAttggctgatgatgatgatgatgatgatgatgaatgtgATGATAAAAATGATGAAGGGAACAATAGGTATTTGGAAGAGTCAGAGCAACCTGCTCTATCTCTAAATGCATCGGTCTTCTTAAATCCAGATCGTCTAAATTTTGGCAGTTGTGATAATCTCAATATGATCAGCTCAGGACTAAAAGAAGACACGGTGATTAGAAGATTTGTTGGATCAACTGTTCTTGGTGAACCTGAAGTAGAAAATGCATGCCACCATGGTCTGGTTGATCCCACTATCAACCTGAAGGAGGCTATGGACGAGATTAACAGCATGTTTGGAAAGCCAATAAATTTTGTCAGGGGTGAGAAACCGAAAAAGAAGCAAGGTAATGTGTCATTAAATCAGAAACCAGCCAATCATGGCTTCTCTATATTGGCAGATGATGATTTAGaagagtcaaaaggaaaagGTTCGACAAGCATTTCCTCTAACTTTGGTAAGGAGTGTGATTTATTTGAGCCAACCATTTTTACCAAGGAGGCTATGGATGAGATAAATGAAATGTTCGGAAAACCATTGGACTTCTAA